The following proteins come from a genomic window of Heyndrickxia acidicola:
- a CDS encoding YczE/YyaS/YitT family protein codes for MKNKGNLRIRFSVFGIGLLVMAFGLDLFITSDLGASPWDVLHVGLFHHFGLSIGSWSIIAGFFILVLSATLMKEWPKLGAFLNMLLVGIFMDLLFRLPFMATPPSFEGKLAMFGSGLIINGIGMGIYISAQLGAGPRDSFMLAVHLKTGWKISHVRRGMEIIVLMIGWLMGGPVSYGTIIVSLVTGTIIGYTLPASQKATDACIAMAEKRKEKKVINRGEML; via the coding sequence ATGAAAAACAAGGGCAATTTACGGATACGCTTTTCTGTTTTTGGAATTGGCCTGCTGGTGATGGCATTTGGTCTTGACTTGTTTATAACCTCTGATTTAGGTGCAAGTCCATGGGATGTGCTCCACGTTGGTCTTTTTCACCATTTCGGTTTAAGTATTGGCTCCTGGTCGATTATTGCAGGCTTTTTTATTTTGGTGTTATCTGCTACGCTAATGAAGGAATGGCCAAAACTGGGCGCGTTTTTAAATATGCTTCTTGTTGGAATATTTATGGATCTCTTGTTTAGATTACCTTTCATGGCGACACCTCCTTCATTTGAGGGAAAGCTTGCTATGTTTGGTTCCGGTTTGATCATTAATGGAATTGGAATGGGGATTTATATTTCAGCACAGCTGGGTGCAGGGCCGAGAGACAGTTTTATGCTGGCCGTTCATTTAAAGACTGGCTGGAAAATTTCCCATGTCCGCCGCGGTATGGAAATCATTGTGCTGATGATTGGATGGCTCATGGGCGGACCTGTCTCATATGGAACCATCATTGTTTCTCTTGTAACAGGGACTATTATTGGATATACGCTGCCGGCATCCCAAAAGGCTACAGATGCGTGCATTGCCATGGCTGAAAAACGAAAAGAAAAGAAAGTTATCAATCGGGGTGAAATGTTGTGA